From a region of the Helicoverpa armigera isolate CAAS_96S chromosome 14, ASM3070526v1, whole genome shotgun sequence genome:
- the LOC110375343 gene encoding ras-related protein Rap-1b codes for MREYKIVVLGSGGVGKSALTVQFVQGIFVEKYDPTIEDSYRKQVEVDGQQCMLEILDTAGTEQFTAMRDLYMKNGQGFVLVYSITAQSTFNDLQDLREQILRVKDKDDVPMVLVGNKTDLEAERVVGKEQGSNLARHFNCSFMETSAKAKIHVNDVFFDLVRQINRRTPINSEHKKKRGCKIL; via the coding sequence atGCGTGAATACAAAATAGTCGTGTTAGGCAGTGGAGGCGTGGGAAAGTCCGCCCTGACAGTACAGTTCGTACAAGGCATCTTTGTCGAGAAATACGACCCCACCATCGAGGACAGTTATCGGAAACAGGTGGAAGTTGACGGTCAACAATGCATGCTAGAAATACTAGACACTGCTGGTACGGAGCAATTTACAGCGATGAGAGATTTATACATGAAGAATGGACAAGGATTCGTCTTAGTATACTCCATCACCGCACAATCGACATTTAACGACTTGCAAGACCTGCGGGAGCAGATCCTGCGGGTGAAGGACAAAGACGACGTGCCCATGGTGCTGGTGGGCAACAAGACCGATCTGGAGGCGGAGCGCGTGGTGGGCAAGGAGCAGGGCAGCAACCTGGCGCGCCACTTCAACTGCTCCTTCATGGAGACCTCGGCGAAAGCCAAAATACACGTGAACGATGTGTTCTTCGACCTAGTACGTCAAATCAACAGGAGAACACCTATCAACAGTGAGCATAAAAAAAAGCGAGGATGTAAGATTCTGTAA